DNA from Ovis aries strain OAR_USU_Benz2616 breed Rambouillet chromosome 15, ARS-UI_Ramb_v3.0, whole genome shotgun sequence:
tgcattggcgggcgggttctttaccactagggccacctgggaagcctacctAACTGCTCCTGCAGGCCCTTCACTTCTTCCTCCAGCTTCCTGGTGCGACTCTGCATCGCCTCCTGCAGGCTCCGGCACTGACGACTCATCTCTGGCAGAGCCGTGGGTGGCCAGGGACCCAGATGGGGAGAGAGCAGTGGAGAAAGGACAGAAGTTGTGGGTGGGGAGGGCTCTGCTTGGTCCAGTGGACAAGTGCATAAAGGTCTGTtgagggccttccctggcagtccagtggttaagacttcacctaccaatgcaggggacgcggatttgatccctgatctggaagctaagatcccatattcctcagagccaaaaaaccaaagcataaaacagaagcaatattgtaacaaatccaataaagactttaaaaatggtccacattaaaaaaaaaaaaatcttaaaaaaaaaaagtcttctggaTTCTTGTGGTGATCTGAGAAGGTAGGGACAGAGCTAGGAAATAAGACACCCATCCGCTATGGTAGCTCAGTATGTGAATTCAggccctccttcccacccactcCCACGGGAGGAGTGAGATAAAGGCTAGGGCTGCGTTTCATAGTCCACGGGACATCAAGCACAAAGCACTGCATGTCACGGAAGGTTCCTGCCCAAGACCACAGAAGGCCCCCTCAGGATTCCTGTGGGTGCAGGGAGGGCTGAGGCTAGGTATGGCGGTTCGAAGTCCTCCTTGTCTCCCTTTCTAGCATCCTTGGGCCCTCCCAGTTGTCCTCTTCCGGGCCCCTGTCTCCCGCCCACCTGCTCGATCAACCTCACACCTGCATATATGGCCTTCCCTTCGCTCCGGGCCCCCTCCAGTTCAGCCTCCAGGTCTTTGATCCTCTGCTTCAGCTGGTCTTCCGAAGCCTTGGCTCGGCGGGCTTCATCCCTCTGCAGAGCTGTGAACAGTCCAGAGCAGCCCTCTGCACTGGTTGGGGGCTCCACTCAATCAATCAGCCCCCATGGCCTTGATGGACTCTGTCCACCTTCAGAAACCTGGcggcagcctgccagtctctcaTCGTCATTCTGTTTCCCTTCCCCGCCTCAGAATCCTACAGACTCTGTTACTAAGAGGGAAAAACTCCCTCTGTGTTCCAGCTATAAAAGTTAGCTTTCTTTATCAACCCTCACGGCCCACCCTGTCCTCATGACCCCAGCTCTTGACAATCTTTTCCCATTAGGGGATGGTTAGAGATCAGCTCAGCCCTCCACCATTGTTCCAAAACTTTAAGCTCCCAGGGATACACAAATGCCCACTGTCTCTGTTGCCGAACTTCTACCCTTCTTACCCAAGCGGTCTTGGAGCACCTCCTTTTCCAGCAGTGCCAGCCTGTGCATGGATTCAGCCTCCACATCTGCCCTGGCAAGACAGCAGACCCTCAGCTTGTCAGGATCTCAGCCTTCCctaccctcctcccaccctcctcccatACCCTggacttctcttttttttgtgGGAGATACAAGGACCATTAAATGAGGGATCTCTGATAGCAAAGCCTAATGAGTTCACTACCCAGCTCACAGTAGGTATTTGAAAGATTGTAATGAATATACAAGGAAGGCACACAGCCAGAAGGGATTCATGGGTGCTGATTTTCCCATGTTCCCAGCTCCATGGCACCCGAATATGGATATAAAGGGGGAAGGCCAAGACAGCTCCATCTTGTCACGCAGAGGGATGAATTCTCTCTGGAGGTCTCTGAGCCAGAACaaggagaggctgggaggcaCCCACCTCCACCCAGTCTGACTCACCAGCacctgcatttcttttcttcttctgggccCCAGCTTTTGTCCCTTTTTCTTTGGTCTTAGGTGGCATCTCCTTCCTgtcctggagggagggagggggctcaTATTTAGGTCTGGACATGGAGACACTCTCCTGACTCCCTAGACGGAACCAGGAGTCCCAGGAGAATTAGTGCTCTCATCTCCAAGTCTGTCTCTTACACTTTCCAGAAGCTTCAGTTCTTGGTTTCCTTGGAAACTTAGGCAAGGCTGGGGCCAGGGGGAAGGATGAACCCATTTCTCTCTACCAGTCAAGCTCTAAGTACAGAAATCATTCCTCTCAACCCtctttcagagaaaataaagctCAGTACCTGGCCCCTTCTCTCTTCCCATCATCCTTACcctgcctcttccttcctccaagACCCTCACTTGTCTCTGTTGTATCTCCCTGTGGCGTGACCCACTTTCCAGGAGGGGCAGAGAAAAGGCCCAACCAGCTAGGAGCCGGAGGAGGAGATTGTGTTCTGGGACCCAATCCAGAGTGGCAAATTTCATTTGGGGGTGGGACTGAGAACTGGAAGGTTGGGCTTCTGGAGGCTGCACGTTGTCCAGGCAACTGGGAAACATGGAGCTGTTAGGAAGGTacatgcatgcttgctcagtcgttATAATTGTGTCTGGTAGAAGGGGCTAAATACAATGCTTAAAATACCAAGGTCTCAGAGGGCCAATACTCTTCTTGTCCCCAGATCCTAAGTGTAGTTTGAGGAGAGAGGGCTTTGGAACTGATTAAATATGATTCACTTCTATGTAGCACTGCCTGCAATTTGGACACTTACAAATTATAGATTTACACATCCAAAATAATGCTATTGCGCTGATACAGAGGAAAAGAACTCACGGTAGCCATTTGGGGTGATTTACATTTCCCAAAGTCTCATCAACAAAATGACATTATTAAATAGGCTTAAAATTGAAGATTTCAGGAAGGTATTCTACGGTGAATGAGGGAAAGAAATTCAGGAGATGGTGGTTGAGAGAGTTTCCTATTTCAGATAAATGAGACACAGAGGAGAGTTCGACCTAGGACCTCaaggtgctgtgctaagtcacctcagtcgtgttcgactcttgcaacctcttgtgaccccatggactgtagccctccaggctcctctgtccattggattctccagataagaatactggagtgggttgcgatgcccttCTATCCTGACATAGATGCAAATCAAGAAGAAAGGGTACTGGTTAGAGACAGGAGCTTTTGAGTTCTCATCCTTACCCTTCTCCAGATATGTAAATTTGGGTAAGTCATTTTCCTtgctcagcctcagtttcctaaatCTTTGATTTTGTAAATCTTGAAAGGCTTGGATTTTCACCAGGTATTTACAGGACTATCTTCTTTTATGGTGACTTAATatatttcctctttctccctaTTCCTGTCTGTGGTTGATTTTCAGACAGGTGCTGAGAAAATAACCAGCTTGGTTCCCTGTGGCATTGAGTTGATTTGGGCTCCCTCTAGTGGATTTTCTTGACCTTCTAGTAAGTCTCctgaatttttctatttaaattatttatggaGCAATGTTGGGGGCACCCCTCATTTAGGGGTGCTGCCTAGCATCTTGCTGGAGTCACGAATAGttggaaaaataaatctggggAAGGGAGAACGCTGAGTGGCTTGCCCTGGTTAGCTGTTCCCTCCCCGAAACCCCTCTCTCCAGCCTTTTGCTATTGGGAGCCTTTGCTGTCTGTCTGCCACCCAGATTTGTGAACACCAAAGTGGCTAAAATGAAAACAGCAGAAACTTCAGGGCTTTCCCCCTTGTGGATTTAGGGAACTGCAGACTCTTTCTTTAgatatttctctgtcttcctcaACAGTTTTGGTCAATTGCCTGTTATCAAGAACAGATCTGAAGAAACAGCCATGAGATCTTGGGGGCCAGGGGTGCGGTGGGGGTCATAAATCCTTCTTCTAGGTGGTAGCAGATTCAGGCAGAGCCTGAGGATATTTATTTGTCACCTTCACAGGTGCAGGATACCTCTCTGACCCCAGGGACATTTTACAGAGTAAAGGGAAGAGCCAGACTTGTTCTTCGTGATGCTTACTGTTCCTCTATTTCAGTGTCAGAAAATCTTGCCCACATGCCCCAAATCAGAAGAAGAGTTTTCTTCTAACCTTGACGCATGTTTTCATTTACTCCTGCCCTCCCCACACCACCCCATCCCACCGACAACCCTCTCTCCCCACGTAGGAAAGCAGTAGAGGTCTCTGTCTGTCTTTCCCCTCATCCAGAATTCTGTGCTGGGGACTTTTCCATAGAATGATTAATGTCTCTGCTAGGCTGAGGCAGGGAGTCACATACTGAGGAAGAGATTACAGAGAATAAACAACATATCGTGTCTCAGAAGAGCATTTACTTTTCAAATACGTTCAGTCAACTGACTTTCAGGTGCAGAATGAGGATGTGGTTTGGGGTGAAGGTGAAATGGAATAAGAAGAGTGCCACGGATCACATGATGCGATACAAACTGAGCCAGCTCTAGAATCATCCAGGAATGAGAATGACACTGTGCTCCACGATTCAATCTCTAGTGCATTTTGAAAACAAGCCAAgtgaaaattgggaaagaaaggTCAATctttcgttctttttttttttttttttcattaacctCAGTTCAGAAGTGAAAAGAGGAAAGATCATTTCAGCAGAATTCTGCCTTCCTTTAAATAGGATCCCATTTGGGGGTTTTAAAGAGATACAGAGAGAAGGTCACCCTCTCTACTTTATTCAGATGTGAGACACAGGTCATCATGCATTAAAAGAAATATGGCTTGCTGCAGCAGGAGCAAAGTGCAAATTACACCATCCCATTCTATAATATACAGACCATACTGAACGTAATACAAATTGGAAGCCTTAAACCAAGCCAGAGATGGTGTAGATGAGCCACAAGCTCATATGCAACTCCAAGGGTTAATTTCTcaccctgagaaatctgtatgcaggtcaagaagcaacagaactggacatggaacaacagaccagtttcaaattgggaaaggagtacgtcaaggttgtatattgtcaccccgcttatttaacttatatgcagagaataccatgcgaaatgccgggctggatgaagcacaagctggaatcaagattgccaggagaaatatcaataatctcagatatgcagatgataccacccttatggcagaaagtgaaaaagaactaaagagcctcctgatgaaagtgaaagaggagggtgaaaaagttggcttaaagatcaacattcagaaaactaagatcatggcatcctatcagttcatggcaaatagatggggaaacaatggaaacagtgacagactttattttttggggctccaaaatcactgcagatggtgactgcagccatgaaattaaaagacacttgctccttggaagaaaagctatgaccaacctagacagtattttaaaaagcagagacattattttgccaacaaaggtccatctagtccaagctatggtttttccagtagttatgaatggatgtgagagttggactacaaagaaagctgagcactaaagaattgatgcttctgaattgtggtgttggagaagactcgagagtcccttggactgcaaggagatccaaccaatccatcctaaaggaaatcagtcctgatattcattggaaggactgatgctgcagctgaaattccaatacgttggccatctgatgtgaagaactgactcactggaaaagaccctgatgctgggaaagattgaaggccataggaaaaggggacgacagaggatgagatggttggatgccatcactgactcaatggacatgagtttgagtaagctccacaagttggtgatggacagggaagcctggtgtgcagcagtccatggggtcgcaaagagtcagacacggctgagtgactgaactaaactgaactatacTCTATTAAATCTAGGATTTGACTATGAGGGGGAAAATGTCCCCTTGCATGTCTACAGTGTGCTAGGTACTGTGGAAGACCAAAGTTGATAGGACAGTGTAGCATAAGTTCATACCCGAATGTGTGCTCCgctgctccagtcgtgtctgactctgcgaccccttggactatagccagccaa
Protein-coding regions in this window:
- the CCDC153 gene encoding coiled-coil domain-containing protein 153 isoform X7 encodes the protein MHRLALLEKEVLQDRLEGCSGLFTALQRDEARRAKASEDQLKQRIKDLEAELEGARSEGKAIYAGEVLTTGLPGKALNRPLCTCPLDQAEPSPPTTSVLSPLLSPHLGPWPPTALPEMSRQCRSLQEAMQSRTRKLEEEVKGLQEQLELCQREAEAAQREAKQALGERDQTLAQLRAHVADMEAKYEEILHIEAWCPQDSLDRLLAKLRSVKPQWDGAVLRLHARLKEQLRQFGLNPLDL
- the CCDC153 gene encoding coiled-coil domain-containing protein 153 isoform X16, with translation MPPKTKEKGTKAGAQKKKRNAGADVEAESMHRLALLEKEVLQDRLEGCSGLFTALQRDEARRAKASEDQLKQRIKDLEAELEGARSEGKAIYAGEVLTTGLPGKALNRPLCTCPLDQAEPSPPTTSVLSPLLSPHLGPWPPTALPEMSRQCRSLQEAMQSRTRKLEEEVKGLQEQLD
- the CCDC153 gene encoding coiled-coil domain-containing protein 153 isoform X14, yielding MPPKTKEKGTKAGAQKKKRNAGADVEAESMHRLALLEKEVLQDRLEGCSGLFTALQRDEARRAKASEDQLKQRIKDLEAELEGARSEGKAIYAEMSRQCRSLQEAMQSRTRKLEEEVKGLQEQLGQPGPAPGQAEICEASVGRGCAETPRQAQGAAPPVWTQPPGSLKLSVSSLWGPLRPQQ
- the CCDC153 gene encoding coiled-coil domain-containing protein 153 isoform X11, with translation MPPKTKEKGTKAGAQKKKRNAGADVEAESMHRLALLEKEVLQDRLEGCSGLFTALQRDEARRAKASEDQLKQRIKDLEAELEGARSEGKAIYAEMSRQCRSLQEAMQSRTRKLEEEVKGLQEQLELCQREAEAAQREAKQALGERDQTLAQLRAHVADMEAKYEEILHDSLDRLLAKLRSVKPQWDGAVLRLHARLKEQLRQFGLNPLDL
- the CCDC153 gene encoding coiled-coil domain-containing protein 153 isoform X8 is translated as MPPKTKEKGTKAGAQKKKRNAGADVEAESMHRLALLEKEVLQDRLEGCSGLFTALQRDEARRAKASEDQLKQRIKDLEAELEGARSEGKAIYAGEVLTTGLPGKALNRPLCTCPLDQAEPSPPTTSVLSPLLSPHLGPWPPTALPEMSRQCRSLQEAMQSRTRKLEEEVKGLQEQLGQPGPAPGQAEICEASVGRGCAETPRQAQGAAPPVWTQPPGSLKLSVSSLWGPLRPQQ
- the CCDC153 gene encoding coiled-coil domain-containing protein 153 isoform X4, which gives rise to MVLVSPTKKREVQDVEAESMHRLALLEKEVLQDRLEGCSGLFTALQRDEARRAKASEDQLKQRIKDLEAELEGARSEGKAIYAGEVLTTGLPGKALNRPLCTCPLDQAEPSPPTTSVLSPLLSPHLGPWPPTALPEMSRQCRSLQEAMQSRTRKLEEEVKGLQEQLELCQREAEAAQREAKQALGERDQTLAQLRAHVADMEAKYEEILHIEAWCPQDSLDRLLAKLRSVKPQWDGAVLRLHARLKEQLRQFGLNPLDL
- the CCDC153 gene encoding coiled-coil domain-containing protein 153 isoform X2, yielding MPPKTKEKGTKAGAQKKKRNAGADVEAESMHRLALLEKEVLQDRLEGCSGLFTALQRDEARRAKASEDQLKQRIKDLEAELEGARSEGKAIYAGEVLTTGLPGKALNRPLCTCPLDQAEPSPPTTSVLSPLLSPHLGPWPPTALPEMSRQCRSLQEAMQSRTRKLEEEVKGLQEQLELCQREAEAAQREAKQALGERDQTLAQLRAHVADMEAKYEEILHDSLDRLLAKLRSVKPQWDGAVLRLHARLKEQLRQFGLNPLDL
- the CCDC153 gene encoding coiled-coil domain-containing protein 153 isoform X17; translated protein: MHRLALLEKEVLQDRLALQRDEARRAKASEDQLKQRIKDLEAELEGARSEGKAIYAEMSRQCRSLQEAMQSRTRKLEEEVKGLQEQLELCQREAEAAQREAKQALGERDQTLAQLRAHVADMEAKYEEILHDSLDRLLAKLRSVKPQWDGAVLRLHARLKEQLRQFGLNPLDL
- the CCDC153 gene encoding coiled-coil domain-containing protein 153 isoform X9 translates to MHRLALLEKEVLQDRLALQRDEARRAKASEDQLKQRIKDLEAELEGARSEGKAIYAGEVLTTGLPGKALNRPLCTCPLDQAEPSPPTTSVLSPLLSPHLGPWPPTALPEMSRQCRSLQEAMQSRTRKLEEEVKGLQEQLELCQREAEAAQREAKQALGERDQTLAQLRAHVADMEAKYEEILHIEAWCPQDSLDRLLAKLRSVKPQWDGAVLRLHARLKEQLRQFGLNPLDL
- the CCDC153 gene encoding coiled-coil domain-containing protein 153 isoform X5; this translates as MPPKTKEKGTKAGAQKKKRNAGADVEAESMHRLALLEKEVLQDRLALQRDEARRAKASEDQLKQRIKDLEAELEGARSEGKAIYAGEVLTTGLPGKALNRPLCTCPLDQAEPSPPTTSVLSPLLSPHLGPWPPTALPEMSRQCRSLQEAMQSRTRKLEEEVKGLQEQLELCQREAEAAQREAKQALGERDQTLAQLRAHVADMEAKYEEILHDSLDRLLAKLRSVKPQWDGAVLRLHARLKEQLRQFGLNPLDL
- the CCDC153 gene encoding coiled-coil domain-containing protein 153 isoform X3 — translated: MPPKTKEKGTKAGAQKKKRNAGADVEAESMHRLALLEKEVLQDRLALQRDEARRAKASEDQLKQRIKDLEAELEGARSEGKAIYAGEVLTTGLPGKALNRPLCTCPLDQAEPSPPTTSVLSPLLSPHLGPWPPTALPEMSRQCRSLQEAMQSRTRKLEEEVKGLQEQLELCQREAEAAQREAKQALGERDQTLAQLRAHVADMEAKYEEILHIEAWCPQDSLDRLLAKLRSVKPQWDGAVLRLHARLKEQLRQFGLNPLDL
- the CCDC153 gene encoding coiled-coil domain-containing protein 153 isoform X10, translating into MPPKTKEKGTKAGAQKKKRNAGADVEAESMHRLALLEKEVLQDRLEGCSGLFTALQRDEARRAKASEDQLKQRIKDLEAELEGARSEGKAIYAEMSRQCRSLQEAMQSRTRKLEEEVKGLQEQLELCQREAEAAQREAKQALGERDQTLAQLRAHVADMEAKYEEILHIEAWCPQDSLDRLLAKLRSVKPQWDGAVLRLHARLKEQLRQFGLNPLDL
- the CCDC153 gene encoding coiled-coil domain-containing protein 153 isoform X1; translated protein: MPPKTKEKGTKAGAQKKKRNAGADVEAESMHRLALLEKEVLQDRLEGCSGLFTALQRDEARRAKASEDQLKQRIKDLEAELEGARSEGKAIYAGEVLTTGLPGKALNRPLCTCPLDQAEPSPPTTSVLSPLLSPHLGPWPPTALPEMSRQCRSLQEAMQSRTRKLEEEVKGLQEQLELCQREAEAAQREAKQALGERDQTLAQLRAHVADMEAKYEEILHIEAWCPQDSLDRLLAKLRSVKPQWDGAVLRLHARLKEQLRQFGLNPLDL
- the CCDC153 gene encoding coiled-coil domain-containing protein 153 isoform X13; translated protein: MPPKTKEKGTKAGAQKKKRNAGADVEAESMHRLALLEKEVLQDRLALQRDEARRAKASEDQLKQRIKDLEAELEGARSEGKAIYAEMSRQCRSLQEAMQSRTRKLEEEVKGLQEQLELCQREAEAAQREAKQALGERDQTLAQLRAHVADMEAKYEEILHDSLDRLLAKLRSVKPQWDGAVLRLHARLKEQLRQFGLNPLDL
- the CCDC153 gene encoding coiled-coil domain-containing protein 153 isoform X12, encoding MPPKTKEKGTKAGAQKKKRNAGADVEAESMHRLALLEKEVLQDRLALQRDEARRAKASEDQLKQRIKDLEAELEGARSEGKAIYAEMSRQCRSLQEAMQSRTRKLEEEVKGLQEQLELCQREAEAAQREAKQALGERDQTLAQLRAHVADMEAKYEEILHIEAWCPQDSLDRLLAKLRSVKPQWDGAVLRLHARLKEQLRQFGLNPLDL
- the CCDC153 gene encoding coiled-coil domain-containing protein 153 isoform X6: MVLVSPTKKREVQDVEAESMHRLALLEKEVLQDRLALQRDEARRAKASEDQLKQRIKDLEAELEGARSEGKAIYAGEVLTTGLPGKALNRPLCTCPLDQAEPSPPTTSVLSPLLSPHLGPWPPTALPEMSRQCRSLQEAMQSRTRKLEEEVKGLQEQLELCQREAEAAQREAKQALGERDQTLAQLRAHVADMEAKYEEILHIEAWCPQDSLDRLLAKLRSVKPQWDGAVLRLHARLKEQLRQFGLNPLDL